The following coding sequences lie in one Vespula pensylvanica isolate Volc-1 chromosome 7, ASM1446617v1, whole genome shotgun sequence genomic window:
- the LOC122630529 gene encoding rho GTPase-activating protein 24-like isoform X2, whose protein sequence is MLIYDVLHKEKVYEIVINDLRNIGIKYRFKKNAIKTDKFERSKNISKKVFRTPLSYQPLNVVNLSSGGIVHVPVFVSQASAFLEKHITQEGLFRKAGSHMRQKELMAYLDKGSLLGEKNHAIDVANCLKTFFRDLPEPLIPYTYHDLFLHCAMLKNHRVQALLLACVLLPPYHLNTLAFIMEFLKKVSLYEKQNKMSIDNLAKVIGPNIMPLREVTMMAVQSRLELHLIIVKILIENAENIGVLPEHITHLILSEVIGSIDNELDLSDSQLHGKLKKKKYRSGSLTRMLHGLKKIVGKSTSPINAEINENQDSVTNSNMTCTSSTKSTKKRKVIEWLDPQSTKKKRISDKIEKSKKTGLSIDRFVSKNKQKVDSSSSILTFNPYADRRWSLAHNSPISFEQRRTNSDGSLHLKKSILKETETSNSNNRNNYSDVFVDADINLSDYNNEQVSLKKEDNNTDNHWHLKFNKNSEKLKHTNKHSETSIETAVTKDECEEYVRIPKSEYEEIKNRVSAIESRISQEFGYIDDVRNESLVENSVNKVQTEYEKTLEEAGIKNIVTADHLARKLGKELKIRRSSERKVIRSPSARKIGSLRRRSQEKIKSKCINRTDSWHASQEWQHKYRNQSNEQEIVCLANEEPDIAVKLTKQVSSLRNDPLCTSETNTRLELLQKQLNALISHTTEHTRDSLTDDESIIKDINMHTPKQSPLKFSVRRASSFHGNEFINNSFYFNRKVKELKKTNSQQNVFLNNDYQDRQNNIPQNWKETSISWKDAGDYFKSTLQIRTPVPQTGRASVAKLRTQNAGMVLAKAKLFDENTIKVSTCTFDNGQNQKGYVVNTNKKELAKESKSEKINNMNIEKSCCDLETKRNISTHKRLERHSRNRDLTQFQSSKISLRNKNNSMDISLEINEEDFEKHYNRRHSEKYNQNLLEKGNKSPMQKSYYSNDQNNREKKCSPQKENVVIRSPSILKNTSTNKVDEESNVNIYKSENGICKTPRIKRPLAIKTPKSSKSLARRPPIDTRRTPLKAIAHLEVSKYQSPKRISKPKNLMNEH, encoded by the exons ATGTTGATTTATGATGTTctacataaagaaaaagtgtatGAAATCGTTATTAACGATCTCAGAAACATCGGAATAAAATATCGCTTTAAAAAGAATGCGATTAAAACagataaatttgaaagaagtaaaaatatttcaaagaaagtcTTCAGAACACCTTTATCATATCAACCATTAAATGTTGTTAATCTATCATCGGGTGGCATAGTTCATGTGCCTGTGTTCGTCAGTCAGGCATCTGCATTTCTTGAAAAACATATAACTCAAGAAGGTTTATTCAGAAAAGCTGGATCTCATATGAGACAGAAAGAATTAATGGCATATTTGGATAAAGGTTCTTTATTAGGAGAAAAAAACCATGCAATTGATGTTGCTAATTGTTTAAAAACGTTCTTCAGGGATCTTCCAGAGCCACTAAttccatatacatatcatgatttatttttacactGTGCAATGTTGAAAAACCACCGTGTTCAAGCATTGTTATTAGCTTGTGTATTGTTACCACCTTATCATTTAAATACTTTAGCATTCATAatggaatttttaaaaaaggtaTCTCTTTatgagaaacaaaacaaaatgagTATTGATAATTTAGCAAAAGTTATTGGTCCTAATATTATGCCTTTAAGAGAAGTTACTATGATGGCAGTTCAAAGCAGACTTGAATTGCATTTAATTATTGTGAAG ATTTTGATAGAAAATGCTGAAAATATTGGCGTTTTACCAGAGCATATAACACATCTTATTTTATCTGAAGTAATTGGTAGCATTGATAACGAATTGGATCTATCAGATTCACAACTACAtggaaaattgaagaaaaagaaatatcgcaGTGGAAGTCTTACGC GAATGCTCCATGGTTTAAAGAAGATAGTTGGAAAAAGTACTTCACCTATAAATGCAGAAATAAACGAGAATCAAGATTCTGTTACAAACTCAAATATGACATGTACATCATCCACTAAATctacaaagaaaaggaaagtcaTTGAATGGCTAGATCCACAAAGTactaaaaaaaa GAGGATTAGtgacaaaatagaaaaatctaaaaaaactGGTTTGAGTATAGATCGTTttgtatcaaaaaataaacaa AAGGTAGATTCAAGTTCAAGTATACTTACATTTAATCCATATGCTGACAGACGGTGGAGTTTGGCACATAATTCTCCTATATCATTTGAACAGCGCAGAACAAATAGTGATGGTTCATTGCATCTAAAAAAGtcaatattaaaagaaacagaaacttCGAATTCTAACAATCGTAACAATTATAGTGATGTATTTGTTGATGCTGATATCAATTTATcagattataataatgaacaagtatcgttaaaaaaggaagacaatAATACTGATAATCACTGGCatcttaaatttaataagaattcAGAGAAATTAAAACATACGAATAAACATTCAGAGACATCTATAGAAACAGCAGTAACAAAAGATGAATGTGAAGAATATGTAAGGATACCAAAGAGTgaatatgaagaaataaaaaatagagttTCTGCTATCGAATCTCGTATATCACAAGAATTTGGATATATTGATGATGTAAGAAATGAAAGTTTGGTAGAAAATTCTGTAAATAAAGTACAAACAGAGTATGAAAAAACGTTGGAAGAAGcaggtataaaaaatattgtgacAGCCGATCATTTAGCAAGAAAACTTGGTAAAGAGCTAAAAATCAGAAGATCGAGTGAACGTAAAGTAATAAGATCCCCAAGTGCTCGAAAAATAGGAAGTTTACGAAGACGATcgcaagaaaaaattaaaag TAAATGTATTAATCGTACCGATTCATGGCATGCATCTCAAGAGTGGCaacataaatatagaaatcaaTCTAACGAACAAGAGATAGTTTGTCTTGCAAATGAAGAACCAGATATAGCTGTCAAGCTAACGAAACAAGTATCAAGTTTGAGAAATGATCCATTATGCACTTCAGAGACAAATACAAGATtggaattattacaaaaacagTTAAATGCCCTAATTTCTCATACAACAGAACATACAAGAGATTCACTAACTGATGATGAATCAATTATTAAAGACATTAATATGCATACACCAAAACAAAGTCCTTTAAAGTTCTCCGTTCGTAGAGCATCGTCTTTTCATGGCAATGAGTTTATAAACAattcattttactttaatcGAAAAGtcaaagaattgaaaaaaaccAATAGCCAACAAAATGTCTtcttaaataatgattatcaAGATAGACAAAACAACATACCTCAAAATTGGAAAGAAACATCAATTTCTTGGAAAGATGCAGGTGATTATTTCAAATCTACTCTTCAGATACGTACGCCAGTTCCTCAAACGGGTCGAGCATCTGTTGCTAAACTTAGAACTCAAAATGCTGGCATGGTGTTAGCTAAAGCAAAACTATTTGATGAAAATACGATAAAGGTATCTACGTGTACGTTTGATAATGGTCAAAATCAAAAAGGTTATGTAgtaaatacaaacaaaaaagaattggcAAAAGAAtctaaaagtgaaaaaataaataacatgaATATAGAAAAGTCATGTTGTGATTTGGAAACTAAACGTAATATTTCAACGCACAAAAGACTTGAAAGACATTCAAGGAATAGAGATTTGACTCAATTTCAATcatcaaaaatttctttaagaaataagaataattcaaTGGATATAtcattagaaataaatgaagaagacTTTGAAAAACATTATAACAGACGACActctgaaaaatataatcaaaatttattagaaaaaggtAATAAGTCACCAATGCAGAAATCGTACTATTCAAATGATCAAaacaatagagaaaaaaagtgtagtcctcaaaaagaaaatgtagtgATAAGAAGTCCTTCGATATTGAAAAACACATCTACAAACAAAGTAGATGAGGAATCAAATGTGAATATTTATAAGTCTGAAAATGGAATATGTAAAACTCCACGTATCAAAAGGCCATTAGCTATAAAAACGCCTAAAAGTTCTAAATCTCTTGCGAGACGTCCTCCAATAGATACACGTAGAACACCTTTGAAAGCTATTGCACATTTAGAAGTATCAAAATATCAAAGTCCTAAACGTATTTCGAAAcctaaaaatttaatgaatgaacATTAA
- the LOC122630529 gene encoding rho GTPase-activating protein 24-like isoform X1, translating into MLIYDVLHKEKVYEIVINDLRNIGIKYRFKKNAIKTDKFERSKNISKKVFRTPLSYQPLNVVNLSSGGIVHVPVFVSQASAFLEKHITQEGLFRKAGSHMRQKELMAYLDKGSLLGEKNHAIDVANCLKTFFRDLPEPLIPYTYHDLFLHCAMLKNHRVQALLLACVLLPPYHLNTLAFIMEFLKKVSLYEKQNKMSIDNLAKVIGPNIMPLREVTMMAVQSRLELHLIIVKILIENAENIGVLPEHITHLILSEVIGSIDNELDLSDSQLHGKLKKKKYRSGSLTRKPHLSASNLNLRMLHGLKKIVGKSTSPINAEINENQDSVTNSNMTCTSSTKSTKKRKVIEWLDPQSTKKKRISDKIEKSKKTGLSIDRFVSKNKQKVDSSSSILTFNPYADRRWSLAHNSPISFEQRRTNSDGSLHLKKSILKETETSNSNNRNNYSDVFVDADINLSDYNNEQVSLKKEDNNTDNHWHLKFNKNSEKLKHTNKHSETSIETAVTKDECEEYVRIPKSEYEEIKNRVSAIESRISQEFGYIDDVRNESLVENSVNKVQTEYEKTLEEAGIKNIVTADHLARKLGKELKIRRSSERKVIRSPSARKIGSLRRRSQEKIKSKCINRTDSWHASQEWQHKYRNQSNEQEIVCLANEEPDIAVKLTKQVSSLRNDPLCTSETNTRLELLQKQLNALISHTTEHTRDSLTDDESIIKDINMHTPKQSPLKFSVRRASSFHGNEFINNSFYFNRKVKELKKTNSQQNVFLNNDYQDRQNNIPQNWKETSISWKDAGDYFKSTLQIRTPVPQTGRASVAKLRTQNAGMVLAKAKLFDENTIKVSTCTFDNGQNQKGYVVNTNKKELAKESKSEKINNMNIEKSCCDLETKRNISTHKRLERHSRNRDLTQFQSSKISLRNKNNSMDISLEINEEDFEKHYNRRHSEKYNQNLLEKGNKSPMQKSYYSNDQNNREKKCSPQKENVVIRSPSILKNTSTNKVDEESNVNIYKSENGICKTPRIKRPLAIKTPKSSKSLARRPPIDTRRTPLKAIAHLEVSKYQSPKRISKPKNLMNEH; encoded by the exons ATGTTGATTTATGATGTTctacataaagaaaaagtgtatGAAATCGTTATTAACGATCTCAGAAACATCGGAATAAAATATCGCTTTAAAAAGAATGCGATTAAAACagataaatttgaaagaagtaaaaatatttcaaagaaagtcTTCAGAACACCTTTATCATATCAACCATTAAATGTTGTTAATCTATCATCGGGTGGCATAGTTCATGTGCCTGTGTTCGTCAGTCAGGCATCTGCATTTCTTGAAAAACATATAACTCAAGAAGGTTTATTCAGAAAAGCTGGATCTCATATGAGACAGAAAGAATTAATGGCATATTTGGATAAAGGTTCTTTATTAGGAGAAAAAAACCATGCAATTGATGTTGCTAATTGTTTAAAAACGTTCTTCAGGGATCTTCCAGAGCCACTAAttccatatacatatcatgatttatttttacactGTGCAATGTTGAAAAACCACCGTGTTCAAGCATTGTTATTAGCTTGTGTATTGTTACCACCTTATCATTTAAATACTTTAGCATTCATAatggaatttttaaaaaaggtaTCTCTTTatgagaaacaaaacaaaatgagTATTGATAATTTAGCAAAAGTTATTGGTCCTAATATTATGCCTTTAAGAGAAGTTACTATGATGGCAGTTCAAAGCAGACTTGAATTGCATTTAATTATTGTGAAG ATTTTGATAGAAAATGCTGAAAATATTGGCGTTTTACCAGAGCATATAACACATCTTATTTTATCTGAAGTAATTGGTAGCATTGATAACGAATTGGATCTATCAGATTCACAACTACAtggaaaattgaagaaaaagaaatatcgcaGTGGAAGTCTTACGCGTAAGCCACATCTAAGTGCCTCTAACCTGAATCTAA GAATGCTCCATGGTTTAAAGAAGATAGTTGGAAAAAGTACTTCACCTATAAATGCAGAAATAAACGAGAATCAAGATTCTGTTACAAACTCAAATATGACATGTACATCATCCACTAAATctacaaagaaaaggaaagtcaTTGAATGGCTAGATCCACAAAGTactaaaaaaaa GAGGATTAGtgacaaaatagaaaaatctaaaaaaactGGTTTGAGTATAGATCGTTttgtatcaaaaaataaacaa AAGGTAGATTCAAGTTCAAGTATACTTACATTTAATCCATATGCTGACAGACGGTGGAGTTTGGCACATAATTCTCCTATATCATTTGAACAGCGCAGAACAAATAGTGATGGTTCATTGCATCTAAAAAAGtcaatattaaaagaaacagaaacttCGAATTCTAACAATCGTAACAATTATAGTGATGTATTTGTTGATGCTGATATCAATTTATcagattataataatgaacaagtatcgttaaaaaaggaagacaatAATACTGATAATCACTGGCatcttaaatttaataagaattcAGAGAAATTAAAACATACGAATAAACATTCAGAGACATCTATAGAAACAGCAGTAACAAAAGATGAATGTGAAGAATATGTAAGGATACCAAAGAGTgaatatgaagaaataaaaaatagagttTCTGCTATCGAATCTCGTATATCACAAGAATTTGGATATATTGATGATGTAAGAAATGAAAGTTTGGTAGAAAATTCTGTAAATAAAGTACAAACAGAGTATGAAAAAACGTTGGAAGAAGcaggtataaaaaatattgtgacAGCCGATCATTTAGCAAGAAAACTTGGTAAAGAGCTAAAAATCAGAAGATCGAGTGAACGTAAAGTAATAAGATCCCCAAGTGCTCGAAAAATAGGAAGTTTACGAAGACGATcgcaagaaaaaattaaaag TAAATGTATTAATCGTACCGATTCATGGCATGCATCTCAAGAGTGGCaacataaatatagaaatcaaTCTAACGAACAAGAGATAGTTTGTCTTGCAAATGAAGAACCAGATATAGCTGTCAAGCTAACGAAACAAGTATCAAGTTTGAGAAATGATCCATTATGCACTTCAGAGACAAATACAAGATtggaattattacaaaaacagTTAAATGCCCTAATTTCTCATACAACAGAACATACAAGAGATTCACTAACTGATGATGAATCAATTATTAAAGACATTAATATGCATACACCAAAACAAAGTCCTTTAAAGTTCTCCGTTCGTAGAGCATCGTCTTTTCATGGCAATGAGTTTATAAACAattcattttactttaatcGAAAAGtcaaagaattgaaaaaaaccAATAGCCAACAAAATGTCTtcttaaataatgattatcaAGATAGACAAAACAACATACCTCAAAATTGGAAAGAAACATCAATTTCTTGGAAAGATGCAGGTGATTATTTCAAATCTACTCTTCAGATACGTACGCCAGTTCCTCAAACGGGTCGAGCATCTGTTGCTAAACTTAGAACTCAAAATGCTGGCATGGTGTTAGCTAAAGCAAAACTATTTGATGAAAATACGATAAAGGTATCTACGTGTACGTTTGATAATGGTCAAAATCAAAAAGGTTATGTAgtaaatacaaacaaaaaagaattggcAAAAGAAtctaaaagtgaaaaaataaataacatgaATATAGAAAAGTCATGTTGTGATTTGGAAACTAAACGTAATATTTCAACGCACAAAAGACTTGAAAGACATTCAAGGAATAGAGATTTGACTCAATTTCAATcatcaaaaatttctttaagaaataagaataattcaaTGGATATAtcattagaaataaatgaagaagacTTTGAAAAACATTATAACAGACGACActctgaaaaatataatcaaaatttattagaaaaaggtAATAAGTCACCAATGCAGAAATCGTACTATTCAAATGATCAAaacaatagagaaaaaaagtgtagtcctcaaaaagaaaatgtagtgATAAGAAGTCCTTCGATATTGAAAAACACATCTACAAACAAAGTAGATGAGGAATCAAATGTGAATATTTATAAGTCTGAAAATGGAATATGTAAAACTCCACGTATCAAAAGGCCATTAGCTATAAAAACGCCTAAAAGTTCTAAATCTCTTGCGAGACGTCCTCCAATAGATACACGTAGAACACCTTTGAAAGCTATTGCACATTTAGAAGTATCAAAATATCAAAGTCCTAAACGTATTTCGAAAcctaaaaatttaatgaatgaacATTAA
- the LOC122630540 gene encoding aldo-keto reductase family 1 member A1-like isoform X2, which translates to MCQTPPSVSIWIKYLNCRRPNMHSVKLSSGHDMPTVGLGTWQAKPEEIEAAVGTALECGYRHIDTAFNYNNEEAIGKSLNNWFNKGGKREELFVTSKLPHYGNRPSDVEKFLKLSLERLGLDYLDMYLIHMPFAFILDKNVYAPATLEDGSYILDLDTDPVSVWKEMEKQVAKGLVKSIGLSNFNEAQILEVYKNAQIKPTNLQVELHAYLQQKPIREFCQKHNIHVTAYSPLASPGAKFHFQTKYNYNTENFPDLLGHPVVLEMANKYKKTTAQVLLRHLVQQGIIVIPKSSSQDRIKSNINIFDFVLTEEDINTLNALDKGTDGRIFNFLFFKGVEKHPLYPFKNELTS; encoded by the exons ATGTGCCAAACTCCACCGTCTGTCAGCATATGGATTAAAT ATCTCAACTGTAGAAGACCAAATATGCATTCTGTAAAATTATCATCTGGTCATGATATGCCTACTGTAGGTTTAGGAACATGGCAG GCTAAACCTGAAGAAATTGAAGCTGCTGTTGGGACTGCTTTAGAATGTGGTTACAGACATATTGATACTgcatttaattacaataacgAAGAAGCGATTGgaaaaagtttaaataattgGTTTAATAAAGGTGGTAAACGTGAAGAACTTTTTGTTACGTCAAAG ttaCCCCATTATGGTAATCGACCATCAGACGTTGagaaatttcttaaattatcATTAGAACGTCTTGGCTTAGATTATTTGGATATGTATTTGATCCACATGCCATTTGCctttatattagataaaaatgtatatgctCCTGCAACTTTAGAAGATGGTAGTTATATACTTGATTTAGACACTGATCCAGTTTCTGTATGGAAG GAAATGGAGAAACAAGTAGCAAAAGGACTTGTTAAATCTATAGGTTTAAGTAATTTTAATGAAGCACAAATATtagaagtatataaaaatgcacAAATAAAACCAACCAACTTGCAG gtTGAATTGCATGCATATCTACAACAGAAACCAATAAGAGAATTTTGTCAAAAGCACAATATACATGTAACAGCTTACAGCCCATTAGCATCACCTGGAGCTAAATTCcattttcaaacaaaatataattataatacagaAAACTTTCCTGATCTTCTTGGACATCCTGTTGTACTTGAAATggctaataaatataaaaaaacaacagCACAGGTGTTGTTACGACATTTGGTACAACAAGGAATTATTGTTATTCCAAAAAGTTCTTCACAAGATAGAATTAAATccaatatcaatatttttgatttcgttttaacagaagaagatataaatactttaaatGCTTTAGACAAAGGTACAGATGGCAGAATATTCAATTTCCTATTTTTCAAAGG ggTTGAAAAGCACCCACTTTATCCATTTAAAAATGAGTTGACATCATGA
- the LOC122630540 gene encoding aldo-keto reductase family 1 member A1-like isoform X1 has protein sequence MNYRYSILCFQTFFVNKFVNTNPLKILYKVQFVKTFHRSIHFTTNLSYDLNCRRPNMHSVKLSSGHDMPTVGLGTWQAKPEEIEAAVGTALECGYRHIDTAFNYNNEEAIGKSLNNWFNKGGKREELFVTSKLPHYGNRPSDVEKFLKLSLERLGLDYLDMYLIHMPFAFILDKNVYAPATLEDGSYILDLDTDPVSVWKEMEKQVAKGLVKSIGLSNFNEAQILEVYKNAQIKPTNLQVELHAYLQQKPIREFCQKHNIHVTAYSPLASPGAKFHFQTKYNYNTENFPDLLGHPVVLEMANKYKKTTAQVLLRHLVQQGIIVIPKSSSQDRIKSNINIFDFVLTEEDINTLNALDKGTDGRIFNFLFFKGVEKHPLYPFKNELTS, from the exons atgAACTACCGATATTCAATTTTATGCTTTCAAACTTTCTTCGTaaacaaatttgttaatacaaatcctttaaaaatcttatataaaGTGCAATTTGTTAAAACATTTCATAGGAGCATTCATTTCACCACTAATTTATCGTAcg ATCTCAACTGTAGAAGACCAAATATGCATTCTGTAAAATTATCATCTGGTCATGATATGCCTACTGTAGGTTTAGGAACATGGCAG GCTAAACCTGAAGAAATTGAAGCTGCTGTTGGGACTGCTTTAGAATGTGGTTACAGACATATTGATACTgcatttaattacaataacgAAGAAGCGATTGgaaaaagtttaaataattgGTTTAATAAAGGTGGTAAACGTGAAGAACTTTTTGTTACGTCAAAG ttaCCCCATTATGGTAATCGACCATCAGACGTTGagaaatttcttaaattatcATTAGAACGTCTTGGCTTAGATTATTTGGATATGTATTTGATCCACATGCCATTTGCctttatattagataaaaatgtatatgctCCTGCAACTTTAGAAGATGGTAGTTATATACTTGATTTAGACACTGATCCAGTTTCTGTATGGAAG GAAATGGAGAAACAAGTAGCAAAAGGACTTGTTAAATCTATAGGTTTAAGTAATTTTAATGAAGCACAAATATtagaagtatataaaaatgcacAAATAAAACCAACCAACTTGCAG gtTGAATTGCATGCATATCTACAACAGAAACCAATAAGAGAATTTTGTCAAAAGCACAATATACATGTAACAGCTTACAGCCCATTAGCATCACCTGGAGCTAAATTCcattttcaaacaaaatataattataatacagaAAACTTTCCTGATCTTCTTGGACATCCTGTTGTACTTGAAATggctaataaatataaaaaaacaacagCACAGGTGTTGTTACGACATTTGGTACAACAAGGAATTATTGTTATTCCAAAAAGTTCTTCACAAGATAGAATTAAATccaatatcaatatttttgatttcgttttaacagaagaagatataaatactttaaatGCTTTAGACAAAGGTACAGATGGCAGAATATTCAATTTCCTATTTTTCAAAGG ggTTGAAAAGCACCCACTTTATCCATTTAAAAATGAGTTGACATCATGA
- the LOC122630540 gene encoding aldo-keto reductase family 1 member A1-like isoform X3, whose amino-acid sequence MHSVKLSSGHDMPTVGLGTWQAKPEEIEAAVGTALECGYRHIDTAFNYNNEEAIGKSLNNWFNKGGKREELFVTSKLPHYGNRPSDVEKFLKLSLERLGLDYLDMYLIHMPFAFILDKNVYAPATLEDGSYILDLDTDPVSVWKEMEKQVAKGLVKSIGLSNFNEAQILEVYKNAQIKPTNLQVELHAYLQQKPIREFCQKHNIHVTAYSPLASPGAKFHFQTKYNYNTENFPDLLGHPVVLEMANKYKKTTAQVLLRHLVQQGIIVIPKSSSQDRIKSNINIFDFVLTEEDINTLNALDKGTDGRIFNFLFFKGVEKHPLYPFKNELTS is encoded by the exons ATGCATTCTGTAAAATTATCATCTGGTCATGATATGCCTACTGTAGGTTTAGGAACATGGCAG GCTAAACCTGAAGAAATTGAAGCTGCTGTTGGGACTGCTTTAGAATGTGGTTACAGACATATTGATACTgcatttaattacaataacgAAGAAGCGATTGgaaaaagtttaaataattgGTTTAATAAAGGTGGTAAACGTGAAGAACTTTTTGTTACGTCAAAG ttaCCCCATTATGGTAATCGACCATCAGACGTTGagaaatttcttaaattatcATTAGAACGTCTTGGCTTAGATTATTTGGATATGTATTTGATCCACATGCCATTTGCctttatattagataaaaatgtatatgctCCTGCAACTTTAGAAGATGGTAGTTATATACTTGATTTAGACACTGATCCAGTTTCTGTATGGAAG GAAATGGAGAAACAAGTAGCAAAAGGACTTGTTAAATCTATAGGTTTAAGTAATTTTAATGAAGCACAAATATtagaagtatataaaaatgcacAAATAAAACCAACCAACTTGCAG gtTGAATTGCATGCATATCTACAACAGAAACCAATAAGAGAATTTTGTCAAAAGCACAATATACATGTAACAGCTTACAGCCCATTAGCATCACCTGGAGCTAAATTCcattttcaaacaaaatataattataatacagaAAACTTTCCTGATCTTCTTGGACATCCTGTTGTACTTGAAATggctaataaatataaaaaaacaacagCACAGGTGTTGTTACGACATTTGGTACAACAAGGAATTATTGTTATTCCAAAAAGTTCTTCACAAGATAGAATTAAATccaatatcaatatttttgatttcgttttaacagaagaagatataaatactttaaatGCTTTAGACAAAGGTACAGATGGCAGAATATTCAATTTCCTATTTTTCAAAGG ggTTGAAAAGCACCCACTTTATCCATTTAAAAATGAGTTGACATCATGA